The following are encoded in a window of bacterium genomic DNA:
- a CDS encoding signal peptide peptidase SppA, whose amino-acid sequence MRVRTVLLLLAAAAIAVALIGGWMLWRADDGPVLGSRTVLEVDLTQGFAEDTPPEAFALSFIEKRPRLREVVSAFRRAARDDRVLGIIAKVGASPGGLGTLQELRDAVLDFADSGKRTMAYAETFGEFGAGDGGYYLATAFDEIFLQPSGDVGLTGLRYEVPFVAGTLEKLGLKAQMGQRHEFKNAVNTYTEKEFTPAHAEAMQDLVDSQFSQIVRGIAIGRGLDEDDVHGVFDRGPHFGAEALQLGLVDQLAYRDEVYEAAETEWGDKVEYRDLVSYSRFSPARIGGVKTIALIYGVGAISRGSSGYDPLTGRVRMGTDNVAQAYRDAVEDDDVRAILFRVNSPGGSYVASDTIWRETVRAREAGKPVIASFGDIAGSGGYFVAMNADRIIAQPGTITGSVGVYGGKLVSRGFWSKIGMTFDAVSTSENSEMWSGVEEFDERGWQRMEDSLDRIYADFVGKVAAGRGLPIEKVEAAARGRIWTGERAVERGLVDELGGFPAAYAAVREELDLPDDTPLALRIFPRPKSTWEVFFDRLSELDTGSQSRLSLARFERLRLLVDRLAGAVEPTDVLEMPFVPEIQ is encoded by the coding sequence ATGAGAGTCAGAACCGTTTTACTTCTCTTGGCCGCGGCCGCGATTGCCGTGGCTTTGATCGGTGGTTGGATGTTGTGGCGAGCCGACGACGGCCCGGTTCTCGGCTCCCGAACGGTTCTGGAAGTGGATCTGACGCAGGGCTTTGCCGAGGACACGCCACCCGAGGCCTTCGCGTTGTCCTTTATCGAGAAGCGGCCGCGATTGAGAGAAGTGGTCTCCGCCTTCAGGCGGGCCGCCCGAGACGACCGGGTGCTGGGAATCATCGCGAAGGTGGGCGCGTCGCCGGGCGGTCTGGGGACGCTTCAGGAGTTACGCGACGCGGTTCTGGATTTTGCTGACAGTGGCAAGCGGACCATGGCCTATGCCGAGACGTTCGGCGAGTTCGGAGCCGGTGACGGCGGCTACTACTTGGCGACCGCGTTCGACGAGATCTTCCTGCAGCCGTCTGGAGACGTGGGACTTACCGGACTTCGCTATGAGGTTCCCTTCGTGGCCGGCACGCTCGAGAAACTCGGTTTGAAGGCTCAGATGGGGCAGCGGCACGAGTTCAAGAATGCGGTCAATACCTACACCGAGAAGGAGTTCACGCCGGCTCACGCCGAGGCCATGCAGGATCTGGTCGATTCGCAGTTTTCTCAGATCGTTCGCGGAATCGCCATCGGGCGGGGTCTCGACGAAGACGACGTCCACGGTGTCTTTGATCGGGGCCCTCATTTTGGGGCGGAAGCCCTGCAACTGGGCCTCGTGGATCAACTTGCCTATCGCGACGAGGTTTACGAGGCCGCCGAGACCGAGTGGGGTGACAAGGTCGAATACCGTGACCTCGTGAGCTACAGTCGGTTCTCACCCGCGCGCATCGGCGGAGTGAAGACCATCGCCCTGATCTACGGGGTGGGAGCGATCAGTCGAGGCTCGAGCGGCTATGACCCCTTGACCGGGAGGGTCCGCATGGGAACCGATAACGTCGCCCAAGCGTATCGCGACGCCGTCGAAGACGACGACGTTCGGGCCATTCTCTTTCGGGTCAACAGCCCGGGCGGTTCCTACGTCGCTTCGGACACGATCTGGCGTGAAACCGTTCGTGCCCGCGAGGCTGGCAAACCCGTGATCGCATCGTTCGGCGATATCGCCGGTTCGGGTGGCTACTTCGTGGCCATGAACGCCGATCGCATTATCGCGCAGCCCGGCACGATTACCGGCTCGGTCGGGGTCTACGGCGGCAAGCTCGTGTCGCGGGGCTTCTGGAGCAAGATCGGCATGACGTTCGATGCGGTTTCCACCAGCGAGAACTCCGAGATGTGGAGCGGCGTCGAGGAGTTCGACGAGCGCGGCTGGCAGCGCATGGAAGACTCGCTCGACCGCATCTACGCCGATTTCGTGGGCAAGGTGGCCGCGGGTCGAGGATTGCCCATCGAGAAAGTAGAGGCCGCGGCCCGGGGTCGTATCTGGACCGGAGAAAGAGCAGTGGAGAGAGGTCTGGTCGATGAACTGGGTGGTTTCCCAGCGGCCTATGCGGCGGTGAGGGAGGAGCTGGATCTGCCGGACGACACGCCGCTGGCCCTTCGTATCTTTCCGAGACCGAAGAGCACCTGGGAAGTCTTCTTCGATCGCTTGTCCGAGCTCGATACCGGCAGCCAGAGCCGGCTGAGCCTGGCGCGCTTCGAGAGGCTCAGATTGCTTGTCGACAGGCTGGCGGGTGCCGTCGAGCCCACCGACGTCCTCGAGATGCCGTTCGTGCCGGAGATTCAGTGA
- a CDS encoding DUF3014 domain-containing protein codes for MEPSRTQYDLDPPGGPRRLQGMPWWPAALVIVLLILAIGWFLWSRSKDRSLPVAELPEAAAPEPSPAPEPAAEAPEAWELPSLAESDDFLRDVATRLSSHPEWLQWIATDDLVRRFVAAVDEVARGEVPTSQLGFLIPKRGFTPAPSGGQIYLGADSQRRYTRLTAVVSGLDAEGAADLYSRLRPLVQDAYRELGYPNADFDAVLAKAVKRVLETPDMEGSAELVPALRSYKYADPRLEALPPVQKLMLRLGPDNARIVKSKLREITRELDRSQVAAQDKGD; via the coding sequence ATGGAACCGAGCAGAACGCAATACGACCTCGATCCGCCTGGGGGCCCCCGGCGCCTTCAGGGCATGCCATGGTGGCCGGCCGCCTTGGTCATCGTCCTTCTGATCCTGGCTATCGGCTGGTTTTTGTGGTCCCGTTCGAAGGATCGGTCACTGCCCGTGGCGGAGCTTCCCGAGGCCGCAGCGCCTGAGCCGAGTCCCGCGCCCGAGCCGGCCGCGGAGGCGCCCGAGGCCTGGGAGCTGCCATCGCTCGCCGAGAGCGATGATTTTCTGCGGGATGTCGCTACGCGGCTTTCGAGCCACCCGGAATGGCTGCAGTGGATCGCGACCGACGATCTGGTGCGCCGTTTCGTCGCGGCGGTCGACGAAGTCGCGCGCGGCGAGGTTCCCACCTCTCAGCTCGGCTTCCTGATTCCCAAGCGCGGCTTCACGCCGGCTCCGAGCGGCGGACAGATCTATCTGGGAGCGGACAGCCAGCGCCGCTACACACGGTTGACAGCCGTCGTTTCCGGCCTGGACGCAGAGGGCGCCGCGGACCTCTACAGTCGCCTGCGCCCCCTGGTGCAGGACGCCTATCGCGAGCTGGGCTACCCGAATGCTGATTTCGATGCCGTGCTGGCGAAGGCGGTGAAGAGAGTTCTCGAGACTCCGGACATGGAAGGATCCGCTGAGCTGGTTCCGGCGTTACGCAGCTACAAGTACGCGGATCCGAGGCTCGAGGCCCTGCCGCCCGTGCAGAAGCTGATGCTTCGCTTGGGACCGGACAACGCCAGGATCGTCAAGAGCAAGCTGCGTGAGATTACCCGCGAGCTCGACCGGAGTCAGGTAGCGGCTCAAGACAAAGGCGACTAG